From Carya illinoinensis cultivar Pawnee chromosome 5, C.illinoinensisPawnee_v1, whole genome shotgun sequence, one genomic window encodes:
- the LOC122310696 gene encoding KH domain-containing protein At1g09660/At1g09670-like: MGDRIPPGSYFQYPPPGVPSSPIRSSSLPSDRGRYLAELLAEKQNLGPFLQVLPLCSRLLNQEIRRVSGFNQSFVDRERLEHESPLRSLGQPPNGRTMDLEGWPAMQVEENGHSQRMAPFQTPPMGWPGLQGVPATPIVKRVIRLDVPVEKYPSYNFVGRILGPRGNSLKRVEAMTECRVYIRGRGSVKDSVKEEKLKDKPGYEHLNEPLHVLVEAEFPEDTINARLDYAVTILESLLKPVDESLDHYKKHQLRELAMLNGTLREESPSMSPSMSPSMSPFNSTGMKRAKTGR; encoded by the exons ATGGGAGATAGAATCCCACCTGGGAGTTACTTCCAGTATCCTCCTCCTGGAGTCCCTTCTTCTCCTATCAGGTCTTCTTCCCTCCCTTCAGATCGAGGCAG ATACTTGGCTGAATTATTGGCGGAGAAGCAAAATTTGGGACCATTTTTACAAGTTCTTCCCCTGTGTAGCAGACTTCTAAATCAAG AAATCAGACGGGTTTCTGGCTTCAATCAAAGTTTTGTGGATCGTGAAAGACTTGAGCATGAGAGCCCACTTAGGTCGTTAGGTCAGCCCCCTAATGGTAGAACAATGGATTTAGAAGGATGGCCAGCAATGCAAGTGGAG GAAAATGGACATAGCCAAAGAATGGCCCcatttcaaactcctccaatggGTTGGCCTGGGTTGCAAGGAGTTCCAGCTACTCCTATCGTGAAGAGAGTTATTAGACTTGATGTTCCTGTGGAAAAATATCCAAGT TATAATTTTGTTGGCCGAATTCTGGGACCGCGTGGAAACTCACTGAAAAGAGTTGAAGCCATGACAGAATGTAGGGTGTACATAAGAGGAAGGGGCTCTGTTAAGGATTCTGTAAAG GAAGAGAAACTGAAGGATAAACCTGGATACGAGCACCTTAACGAGCCACTGCATGTGTTGGTTGAGGCGGAATTTCCAGAGGATACTATAAATGCCCGCTTGGATTATGCAGTGACAATACTAGAAAGCCTTTTGAAGCCTGTG gatGAATCATTGGATCACTATAAGAAGCATCAACTAAGGGAACTGGCCATGCTGAATGGTACATTAAGGGAAGAAAGTCCCAGCATGAGCCCCAGCATGAGCCCAAGCATGTCTCCCTTCAACAGTACAGGAATGAAAAGAGCCAAGACAGGAAGATAA